A single Polyodon spathula isolate WHYD16114869_AA chromosome 6, ASM1765450v1, whole genome shotgun sequence DNA region contains:
- the LOC121316972 gene encoding T-box transcription factor TBX18-like — MAEKRRSPCTMSLKAHAFSVESLIGAEKKRKLDEDSDNCFEVNEVSNHDEMQTDKRNSSSQRGCEIECSSDGSPECDDVLLESPSPPKAAPPLIPPQSGPGAAEIQADLQGADLWKRFHEIGTEMIITKAGRRMFPAMRAKISGLDPHQQYYVAMDIVPVDNKRYRYVYHSSKWMVAGNADSPVPPRVYIHPDSPASGETWMRQVISFDKLKLTNNELDDQGHVILHSMHKYQPRVHVIRKECGEDLSPVRAVPVGEGVKSVSFPETAFTTVTAYQNQQITRLKIDRNPFAKGFRDSGRNRMGLEALVESYAFWRPSLRTLTFEDIPGIAKQGCPGSPSILQNTASGVTSTHAHLLSGSSCSSPSFHLGSNSSQLCNLSPADYTTCSRSGLALNRYGNTLAETYGRLASPTSDTFAPPRTPSYVGMSSGNMALAGSDGEAFSCTQTGLPIQISGMPSPQLQYIMPSPPGNAFSANQGQQRTYNSFRLHSPYGLYGYNFSTSPRLAASPEKILSSQGSFLGSSPSGTMTDRQMLSTVEGVHMLSSGQQNLFDCRTLGSQISSSSQVPAHMG; from the exons ATGGCAGAGAAGAGGAGATCTCCGTGTACAATGAGTTTAAAGGCTCATGCTTTTTCGGTGGAATCCCTCATTGGGGCGGAGAAGAAAAGAAAGTTGGATGAGGATAGCGATAATTGTTTTGAGGTGAATGAAGTTTCGAATCATGATGAGATGCAGACCGACAAGAGGAATTCCTCCAGCCAAAGAGGGTGTGAAATTGAGTGTTCAAGTGACGGATCCC CTGAGTGCGACGATGTTTTGTTGGAAAGCCCTTCTCCCCCAAAGGCAGCTCCTCCGCTGATACCTCCTCAAAGTGGCCCGGGTGCTGCAGAGATCCAAGCGGACCTTCAAGGAGCCGATCTCTGGAAACGGTTTCACGAGATTGGAACGGAAATGATCATCACGAAAGCTGG TAGGCGGATGTTCCCAGCAATGAGAGCGAAAATCTCTGGTTTGGATCCTCATCAGCAGTATTACGTAGCGATGGATATCGTTCCCGTGGACAACAAGCGATACAG GTATGTGTATCACAGTTCCAAGTGGATggttgctggcaatgctgactccCCGGTCCCACCTCGAGTTTACATCCACCCTGATTCCCCAGCTTCTGGAGAGACATGGATGCGACAAGTCATCAGCTTCGACAAACTCAAGCTTACTAACAACGAACTCGATGACCAGGGACATGT AATTCTTCATTCGATGCACAAGTACCAACCCAGGGTCCATGTTATCCGCAAGGAATGTGGAGAGGACCTCTCTCCGGTAAGAGCGGTTCCTGTTGGGGAAGGGGTTAAATCAGTCTCCTTCCCTGAAACAGCTTTTACCACCGTCACAGCATACCAAAATCAACAG ATCACCAGACTAAAAATTGACAGAAACCCGTTTGCAAAAGGATTTCGCGATTCAGGTCGTAATAG AATGGGCTTAGAGGCTTTAGTGGAATCCTATGCATTCTGGAGACCCTCACTGAGGACTTTGACATTTGAGGACATACCTGGAATCGCTAAGCAAG GGTGCCCAGGATCCCCCTCTATTCTCCAGAACACTGCAAGTGGGGTCACCTCAACTCATGCACACCTCCTTTCTGGCTCATCATGTTCCTCCCCTTCATTTCACCTGGGATCCAACAGCAGCCAGCTCTGCAACCTCAGCCCAGCAGATTACACTACGTGTAGCCGCTCAGGACTGGCTCTTAACCGGTATGGAAATACCCTTGCTGAGACCTATGGCAGGCTTGCTAGCCCCACCAGTGACACCTTTGCACCACCTAGGACTCCTTCCTATGTCGGGATGAGCAGCGGCAACATGGCATTGGCTGGGAGTGATGGGGAAGCCTTCAGCTGCACTCAGACGGGTCTGCCTATACAGATTTCTGGCATGCCCTCCCCACAGCTCCAGTACATCATGCCGAGCCCACCAGGCAATGCCTTTTCTGCCAATCAGGGTCAACAAAGAACCTACAACAGCTTCAGGCTCCATAGCCCCTATGGTTTATATGGATATAACTTCTCCACTTCACCAAGACTGGCAGCCAGCCCAGAGAAAATCTTGTCCTCTCAAGGAAGCTTTCTCGGCTCGTCTCCCAGTGGCACCATGACCGACAGGCAGATGCTGTCCACTGTGGAGGGGGTGCACATGCTCAGCAGTGGCCAGCAGAACCTATTTGACTGTAGGACTTTGGGAAGTCAAATAAGTTCATCCTCTCAAGTTCCAGCACATATGGGTTAA